The DNA region GACGTGGAGGCGCTGGTCCACCCGCGGGGCAACGAGATCACCCGCGCCGTCGGCGGGAGCGGCCGGGACGACCCCGAGACCGCCACCGTCGACGTGGAGACGGCGACGGTTCCGCTGTACCGGGAGGACGTGCTGCTGGTGACCAGCGACGGCCTGCTGGACGCCCAGACCGAGGCGGCGAAGCTCTACGAGTGGTACGTCGACGCCGGCCGCGACGAGGAGATGGCCGCGGTGGTCCGGGACCGCGCCGTCACCGACGACGAGATCCGCGAGGCGGTGCTGTCGTCGCCGTCACTCGCCGACGCGGCCGAGCGGCTGGTCGAGCTCGCCAACGAGCGCGGCGGCAAGGACAACTGCTCGACGGTCCTGTTGCACGACGGGACGCTCCCGCCGACGCCCGAGGACCCGCCCGCCCGCGGAGCGGGCGCCGGGCCGCCGGTCGAGGACCGCGAGACCCTCGTCGAACGCGACTGAGCGGCGACGGCCGACCGGTCGGGGACCGGCCGCGTCGGGGGCGCCCACCGTCCGACGCGACGGCGGGGCCGGGGCAACTGTTTTGATGACCGGCCCGCATATCCCGACAGCTATGTCACACGGCACGAGCGGGACGGTCGAGTGCCCCCTCTGCGGGGAGGCGTTCGACCCGACCGCTGCGGGGGGCTGGTGTACGAACTCCGACTGCGGGGAATGGCAGTACGAGGCGGCCGCGCCCGAGGGGACGGACGGGGACGCCGAAGCAACGGACGGCGAGGGCGACGCGGAAGCGACGGACGGCAGGGCCGACGCGGAGCCGTCCCGGGCCGGCGTATCCGACCCTGCGGGCGCCTCGTCCGAGACGAACGCGGCCGACGAGCCCGACTCCGGCGGCGAAGCCGGTTCGGACAGCAACTCCGGCCCCGGCAGTGACCGCGACCCGGCCGGCGACGCCGACCGCGACCGCCGGGCGGCCGCCGACTCGGAAGCGGCCGACCCGGCCGACGCGGCCGACGGCGTCGCGGCCGCCGAGGGCGGGGCCGGCGTCGGCGCGCCGGACGCCGACGGGACGGAACGGGCCGACACCGGAGCCGGCGAGGGGACCGCGACCGACGGCGAAACGGGGGGCGACGCGCCGGCGGAACCCCGAACGACCGAGGCCGGCACCGACGACACCGGCGCCGACGGCGCGGCGGCCGACACGGACGAGGCGGCCGACCCCGATGGGGCAACCGACGCCGACGCGGACGGAGACGCCGGCGCCGACGAGGGGGTCGACCTCGCGTGTCCGAACTGCGGCGAGTCGGTCGGCGCCGAGGACAACTTCTGCGCCAGCTGCGGGGAGGACGTGTCGACGCTACAGGCGGGGCCCCTGACGGAGTGTCCCGCCTGCGATGCCGAAGTGGACCCGGAGGACAACTTCTGCGCGTCGTGCGGCGAGAACCTCCACACCCACCGCTCGGGCGGCGGGGGCGCCCCCGCTGAGGACGACGGCACGCAGGACGACGCCACGCGGGACGACACCACGCCGGACGACGCCGCAGAGGGAGCGGCGCCCGGCGGGACGAGCGCAGGTGAGGCCGCGAGCGCCGGGGGCGACGACCGGACGGTCGACCGAGACGACCGGACCGGCGACGCGGGAGCGGGGGCGGCGACCGGGGACGCCGACTCGACGGCGGAGGGACGGGAGTCGCTGGTGCTGGTCGTGCGCAACCGCGAGGTTGAAGTGCGCGACGGGGATACCGTCGGGAGAATCATCCGCAGTATCGTGGTGAACACGGGCGGCGACGAGGAGGAGGCGAGACAGATCCACCGCGAGCACGTGGAGTTCGTCCGCGAGGGCGGCCGGTTCCACCTCGTCGCGCTCGGGCGGAACCCGACGGTCGTCAACGGGGAGTCGCTCGACGAGGGCGAGCGCGTCCCCGTCTCGCCGGGCGACCGGATCGAACTCTCCGGCGTCGCCTCGATGCGCGTCGAAGCCCCCTGACCCCGCGGCACGGTCCGACGAGCGAGCATGGATACCAGAGACACGCGCCGTGAACTCGGCAGGTCCGTCCGCCTCCTCACCGACGAGGAGCGGTGGCTGTTCGTCGGACTGGTCGCCGGCGCCGCCGGCTACCTCATCTGGCTGGCCGGCACCGGCGTCGCCGTCTCCCAGGTCGCCGACGTGGCCGTCGGCGCCTACACCGTCGACCCCTGGTCGACCGAGGCGGCCGGCCTCGCCGCCGCCCTCGCCGTCCTCTGGGTTCTCCTCCCGTCGGCCGTCGCCGTCCGCTACGTCGTCCGCAACCTCACGAACCTGCGGGGCAACGTCGAGCAGTGTTACCGCTTCGACCGGCCGCTGGTCGCGCTCGTGCCGCCGCTGGGCCTGCTGGCCGTCGCCGTCGCGGTCGGCGCGGTCCGCGGCGCCGCCACGTGGTACGTGCTCGCGCTGCTCGCGGTCGCGAACACCCTCCTGCTCGTCCGGACCGTCGCCTACGGCTACCGCGTCTACTCCTTCTCGGCGCCGCGGCTGCTGCAGGCGCTCGTGTTCATCTCGGCGGTCGTCGCGACGACGGCGACCGTCTCGCGGGCCGCGTCGCTGGGCGGCCAGGCCGCGCTGGTCGAGGCGGCCGCCGCGCGCTACGGCGTCGGCGACCTGGTCTTCGGCGAGGTGACCCGCGCCGGGCTCACCGCGCCGCTGCTGCCGCTGGTCGCGGTCGCCACCCCGGCCGTCCTCGGGCTGGCGTACGTGTGGGTCCAGCTGTTCGCCAGCCTCCTCGTCCGGGTCCGCCGGCCGGACGTGCCCCGGTCGGCGATCCGGGCCGGCCAGCGCTACCCCCAGGTCGTCCAGCCCGGCACGACCGACCGCCTGGCGATGGGTACTGCCTCGGGCAGCGGTACCGACGACGGGTCCGCCGATGGGGTTTCGGAGTCGAGCGACTCGGCCGGCGGGTCCGCCGGGGGTTCGACCGCCGGCAGTTCGACCGCCGAGGCCGAGTCGGGCGGCAGCGACCCGGCGAGCGACGAACCCGGGTCGTCCGGCTCGGACGGGGACGCCGTCGAATCCCCGGGGCAGACGCGGGTGTTCACGCCGCCGGAGGACGCCGACGACGTGAGTCCCGAGGCCGCATCGGGCGCGACCGGGGGGACGGGCGAGCCGACGGTGAAAAACGAGTTCTGTCCGATCTGCGGGGAGACCTACGCCGCCGACGCCGACCACTCGAACTGCCCGAACTGCAACGCGGTCCTCGACAGGGACTGAGCCCTGCGGCGAGGGCGTCGGCCCCCGCCGTCCGGCCCGCGGGACCGCCGAACCATCGTGATTTTTCACCGTTCGCCCTGTGAGTCGGTGACATGGTCTCCCGACGCGAGTTCCTCCGGACCGTCAGCTTGCCCGTCGCCGCGTCCCTCGCGGGCTGTGGACTGTTTTCAGTCGATTCGGGGACGGAGACGAGCACTCCCGACGCCGATTCCCCGACCGAAACCCCCGGCGCGACGACGCCGGGCAACGCTTCCGACGCGTCGACGGCGACGCTCACGCCGACGGCGACGCTCACGCCGACCGACACTCCGTCGACGGGAACCCCCGGGACGACAGCGCCCGGCCCGAGGGGCACGGCGACCCCGAGCCCGACGCCCCCCGGGAGCGCGACCGACTCAGGACTCGCCGGCACCGCGGCGTTCACGCCGGCGTCCGGACCGGCCGCGAGCGACTTCGGGACGGCGGTCGCGCTCTCGGAGGGGGTCGCACTGGTCGACTCGGACGGGGAGTCGGTCGCCGTCTTCGAGTCGGGCGGGGACGGGTGGCGCCGGACGGCAACGCTGGCCCCCGAGGGGGACCCGGAGGCGTACTCCTACCTGCCGCTCTCGATAGCGCTCGACGGCGACACGGCGTTTCTCGGCGGACTGGAACTCGGCGACGAGGGCGCGGTCGCCGTCGTCGAGCGGGTCGGCGACGAGTGGACCCGTCGCGCGCTGGTCGCGCCCGGGGCGTCGAGCGACGAGGAGTACTACAACTTCGGGCGGTCGGTCGCCCACGACGACGGGACGCTGGTCGTCGGCGCCGTCAACGAGCCGACGACGATGGTCTCCTACAGGGGTCACGTCTTCGTCTTCGAGGGGTCGGGCGACGACTGGTCGCAGGTCGCGAGGTTCGGTACCGAACCGCACGACCTGTTCGGCCGGTCGGTCGCCGTCTCCGGCGGGACGCTCCTCGTCGGCGCCCCCGCTGCGGGCGAGGGCACGGAGTGGGACGGCACGGTGTTCGTCTACGAGCGCTCGGGCGACGAGTGGAGCCGGAAGACGACGCTCTCGGTCGAGGCCGAGGACGCGGGCTTCGGTCGACAGGTCGCGCTCGACGGCGACACCGCCGTCGTCGGCGCGCTCGAGGCGAGCGACCGCGGCCGGGTTCACGTCTTCGAGCGGACCGCCGACGGCTGGACCGAGCGCGCGGCGTTCCCGGCGCTCGGCGACGCCGACGGTACGGAGGCCGCCGGAACCGTCTCGGTCGACGGGACCACCGCGCTCGTCGGACGGCCCCGCGACGACGGGGCGGGCGAGGCGCTCCGGCTCGAACGGACCGGCGACGGGTGGGAACGGACGGCCCGGCTCGTCGCTGACCGCCGCGACGCGGTAGATCGGTTCGGCGCCGCGGTCGCGCTCCACGGGGAGTCGGCACTGGTCGGCGCGCCGACGACTGACGACGACCGGCCGGGACGGGCCTACCGGTTCGATCTGTAGGGTCGGAGAGACGACGGGACCGATCAACTACCGTGCGTCCGCGACCTCCGCCAGCGCCTCGGGGTTCTCGATGGAGGACATGTCGCCGAGGTCCTCGCCGGTGTAGCTTCCCTCGATGGCCCGCCGGATGATCTTCCCGCTCTGGGTCTTGGGGAACTCGTCGACGAACAGCACCTCCCGCGGCCGGAACGGCTTGCCGAGTTCCGCGCCGACCAGCTCGCGGATCTCCGTCCGCAGTTCGTCCGACTCCTCGAAGCCGTCCTCGACGACGACGAAGAGGACGACGGCCGTGCCGGTGGTGTCGTCGGGGACGCCGACGGCGGCGGCCTGGTTGACCGCCTCGTGTTCGATGGCGGCCCCCTCGACCTCGGCGGGGCCGACCTTCCGGCCGGCGACGTTCAGCGCGTCGTCGGCCCGGCCGTGGAGGAACCAGAAGCCGTCGGCGTCCTTCTGGGCCCAGTCGCCGTGGTCCCACAGGTCCTCCCAGGTCGACCAGTACTCCCGGAGGTACCGCTCGTCGCCCGACCACAGCGACTTCGTCATCGACGGACAGGAGTCGCGGGCGACGAGGTACCCCCGCTCGCCCGTGTCGGCGATGCTCTCGCCGTGTTCGTCGACGATGTCGATGTCCATCCCGAGGCCGGGACCGCCGAGCGTGCAGGGCTTGAGGTCCTGGACGGGCATCGGCATGAGGAAACAGCCGCAGATCTCGGTGCCGCCGGAGATGTTGATGATCGGCGTCTCCCCGTTGCCCACCTGCTCGTAGAACCACAGCCACGACTCGGGGTCCCAGGGCTCGCCGGTCGAGCCGAGGATCCGGAGGCTGGAGAGGTCGTGGCCCTCCAGCCACTCGTCGCCGTGTTTGCGCAGGGCTCGAATGGCCGTCGGGGAGATGCCGAACTGGGTGATCCCGTGGCGGTCGATCATCGCCCAGTAGCGGTCGGGCTCGGGGTAGTCCGGCGCGCCCTCGTACATGAAGACGGTGTTGCCGAAGTGGTGGTTGCCGATCAGGGTCCACGGCCCCATCATCCAGCCGATGTCGGACACCCAGAAAAAGCGGTCCGCGGGCTTCAGGTCGAACCCGAAGTACAGCTCCTTGGCGCACTGGACGTTGACGCCGGCGTGGGTGTGGACGATCCCCTTCGGCTCCCCGGTGGTCCCCGACGAGTAGAGGAGCATCGACTCCTG from Halosimplex halophilum includes:
- a CDS encoding AMP-binding protein: MASDSLGDIDEVVHRPDREFVESTNVWQFMRTYDIDDYEELIARTTEADPGRPASGIDWFWDTMTGYLDVEFFEPYDRVRDDSEGPQFTDWYPGGTTNVAHNVLDRHAATDAETRNKVACIWEGEPVGPNGEAAEIREVTFHELRRQADRVANYLDSRGVGVGDTVGLYMPMVPEVVSILYGCFKVGAIAVPIFSGFGVDATATRIDDAEPSVLFTGDGFYRRGDEVRLKGTADDAIAEAGHVEEVVVYDRLGTRGGDAGTRSADGEAAADADAGDHDIPWTEGRDRWWADAVETCDDAFETRELDASQESMLLYSSGTTGEPKGIVHTHAGVNVQCAKELYFGFDLKPADRFFWVSDIGWMMGPWTLIGNHHFGNTVFMYEGAPDYPEPDRYWAMIDRHGITQFGISPTAIRALRKHGDEWLEGHDLSSLRILGSTGEPWDPESWLWFYEQVGNGETPIINISGGTEICGCFLMPMPVQDLKPCTLGGPGLGMDIDIVDEHGESIADTGERGYLVARDSCPSMTKSLWSGDERYLREYWSTWEDLWDHGDWAQKDADGFWFLHGRADDALNVAGRKVGPAEVEGAAIEHEAVNQAAAVGVPDDTTGTAVVLFVVVEDGFEESDELRTEIRELVGAELGKPFRPREVLFVDEFPKTQSGKIIRRAIEGSYTGEDLGDMSSIENPEALAEVADAR
- a CDS encoding zinc ribbon domain-containing protein translates to MSHGTSGTVECPLCGEAFDPTAAGGWCTNSDCGEWQYEAAAPEGTDGDAEATDGEGDAEATDGRADAEPSRAGVSDPAGASSETNAADEPDSGGEAGSDSNSGPGSDRDPAGDADRDRRAAADSEAADPADAADGVAAAEGGAGVGAPDADGTERADTGAGEGTATDGETGGDAPAEPRTTEAGTDDTGADGAAADTDEAADPDGATDADADGDAGADEGVDLACPNCGESVGAEDNFCASCGEDVSTLQAGPLTECPACDAEVDPEDNFCASCGENLHTHRSGGGGAPAEDDGTQDDATRDDTTPDDAAEGAAPGGTSAGEAASAGGDDRTVDRDDRTGDAGAGAATGDADSTAEGRESLVLVVRNREVEVRDGDTVGRIIRSIVVNTGGDEEEARQIHREHVEFVREGGRFHLVALGRNPTVVNGESLDEGERVPVSPGDRIELSGVASMRVEAP
- a CDS encoding FG-GAP repeat protein, which produces MVSRREFLRTVSLPVAASLAGCGLFSVDSGTETSTPDADSPTETPGATTPGNASDASTATLTPTATLTPTDTPSTGTPGTTAPGPRGTATPSPTPPGSATDSGLAGTAAFTPASGPAASDFGTAVALSEGVALVDSDGESVAVFESGGDGWRRTATLAPEGDPEAYSYLPLSIALDGDTAFLGGLELGDEGAVAVVERVGDEWTRRALVAPGASSDEEYYNFGRSVAHDDGTLVVGAVNEPTTMVSYRGHVFVFEGSGDDWSQVARFGTEPHDLFGRSVAVSGGTLLVGAPAAGEGTEWDGTVFVYERSGDEWSRKTTLSVEAEDAGFGRQVALDGDTAVVGALEASDRGRVHVFERTADGWTERAAFPALGDADGTEAAGTVSVDGTTALVGRPRDDGAGEALRLERTGDGWERTARLVADRRDAVDRFGAAVALHGESALVGAPTTDDDRPGRAYRFDL